A stretch of the Staphylococcus sp. NRL 16/872 genome encodes the following:
- a CDS encoding AbgT family transporter, which yields MGENKSTKFKLKTPHTYALLMFVVGLAWLLTYIIPAGEYTREKKGGQTLVVSGTYHTVDSAHLNFLEIFRSIPEGLISGGEIVFYIFLVGGAFGIIHKTGAFENGVNKAMRTLGKANFLMIPLTMTIFSILGFTIGLAEETIIFVPIGIIIARTLGYDALTGAAMVILGAASGFSGGMLNPFTVGVAQTVAELPMFSGWGLRTIIYLFILTAAISTVMLYARKVKKDKTKSIVYHLEQEEGHTNQKVEYQHFSKRQAFSLLIIVATILFNVFGIFMFDWTFNEMSANFLLSGIIAGLVSGLGLNGTFDALIEGMQNILFGAMIVGFAKGIVVILENGKIIDTIVHGMTTLLSNVPASLVIIAMFILQFLLNFFIPSGSGQALTTMPLMVPISDLLHINRQLTVLAFQYGDSISNILFPTSAILIGALAVGRISYTEWIKFVWKLILLWVFICAVAMSIALVIGY from the coding sequence ATGGGAGAAAACAAATCAACCAAATTTAAATTAAAAACACCGCATACTTATGCGTTATTAATGTTTGTGGTCGGTCTAGCATGGTTACTAACGTATATTATTCCAGCAGGTGAATACACAAGAGAAAAGAAAGGGGGACAGACTTTAGTTGTTTCTGGTACATATCACACTGTTGATTCTGCGCATTTGAACTTTTTAGAAATATTTAGATCCATTCCTGAAGGTTTGATTAGTGGTGGAGAAATTGTGTTTTATATCTTTTTAGTAGGTGGTGCGTTTGGCATTATTCACAAAACAGGCGCATTTGAAAATGGTGTTAATAAGGCAATGAGAACACTAGGTAAAGCTAATTTTTTAATGATTCCTTTAACAATGACGATATTTTCAATTTTAGGATTTACTATAGGTTTGGCTGAAGAAACGATTATATTTGTCCCTATCGGTATTATTATCGCCCGTACATTAGGATATGATGCATTGACAGGCGCTGCTATGGTTATTTTAGGCGCGGCAAGTGGTTTTAGTGGTGGTATGTTAAATCCATTTACAGTTGGTGTAGCACAAACAGTAGCAGAATTGCCCATGTTCTCTGGCTGGGGACTGCGTACTATTATTTACTTGTTTATTTTGACAGCTGCAATTTCAACCGTAATGTTATATGCACGTAAAGTTAAAAAGGATAAAACGAAAAGTATTGTTTATCATTTAGAACAAGAAGAAGGTCATACAAACCAAAAAGTTGAATATCAACATTTTAGTAAACGACAAGCTTTTAGTTTGTTAATTATTGTGGCGACGATTTTATTCAATGTATTTGGTATTTTTATGTTTGATTGGACATTTAATGAGATGAGTGCCAATTTCTTACTTTCTGGTATCATAGCTGGGCTAGTAAGTGGTTTAGGCTTAAATGGAACATTTGATGCTTTAATTGAAGGCATGCAGAATATATTATTTGGAGCAATGATTGTAGGTTTTGCGAAAGGTATTGTGGTTATTCTGGAAAATGGAAAAATTATCGATACAATCGTTCATGGTATGACCACATTATTATCAAATGTACCTGCCTCTTTAGTCATTATTGCCATGTTCATTTTACAGTTTTTACTCAACTTTTTTATCCCTTCTGGATCTGGACAAGCCTTAACAACTATGCCGTTAATGGTACCTATATCTGATTTACTGCATATCAATCGACAACTTACAGTACTCGCCTTTCAATATGGTGATTCAATTAGTAATATATTATTTCCAACATCAGCAATTCTTATAGGAGCATTAGCCGTAGGTCGTATTTCATACACAGAATGGATTAAATTCGTTTGGAAATTGATCCTTTTATGGGTGTTTATTTGTGCTGTTGCAATGTCTATTGCATTGGTAATTGGTTATTAA
- a CDS encoding MFS transporter: MGQRLWTKDFIFVTIVNLFMYLIHYMLIVTITQFTIDQYHASESMGGLAAGVFIIGMLGGRLGAGRIIDNLQPKNVLLGGVIASVLAIALYFAITNIWILMIVRLLHGIAFGFSSTATGTISSRIIPEERKGEGIGYYGLSVTLASAFGPFLGLVLNNNLGFSSIFAIGLVSIIISLIFSLFIKKLPMNTVSEDEEIVKPKGINAFLQKEALPISMVVVLVGVAYSSVLSFLSIYADLLHLVTASSFFFVVFAVATFVTRPFTGKVYDNFGENKVMYPVLVSFAIGLVILSMTHTPLALLVAAAFVGFGYGTIIPTAQAIAIQQSPASKMGLATSTFYIFVDFGAGMGPFILGLFIPYIGYRNLYLAMGVLLVIAIIVYFFVHGRHHKHPFKKATKEAK, from the coding sequence ATGGGTCAGCGTTTATGGACTAAAGACTTCATATTCGTAACGATAGTTAACTTATTCATGTATCTCATACACTACATGTTAATCGTTACAATTACACAGTTTACAATTGATCAATACCACGCTTCAGAAAGTATGGGTGGCTTAGCTGCAGGTGTATTTATTATAGGTATGCTAGGTGGAAGACTAGGAGCAGGCCGTATTATTGATAACCTACAACCTAAGAATGTATTACTTGGAGGCGTCATCGCATCAGTCCTCGCGATTGCTTTATATTTCGCTATTACTAATATTTGGATTCTCATGATAGTACGTTTACTCCATGGTATCGCGTTTGGATTCTCTTCAACTGCGACGGGTACGATCTCATCTCGTATTATTCCAGAAGAACGTAAAGGTGAAGGTATTGGTTATTACGGTTTAAGTGTAACACTTGCTTCAGCTTTCGGACCATTCCTAGGTTTAGTATTAAATAATAATTTAGGTTTCTCATCTATCTTTGCGATTGGATTAGTAAGCATCATTATTTCTTTAATCTTCTCTCTTTTCATTAAAAAATTACCAATGAATACTGTTTCAGAAGATGAAGAAATTGTTAAACCTAAAGGTATTAATGCTTTCTTACAAAAAGAAGCATTACCCATTTCAATGGTTGTTGTTTTAGTAGGTGTAGCTTACTCAAGTGTACTGTCATTCTTATCTATTTATGCAGACTTACTTCACTTAGTCACTGCATCAAGTTTCTTCTTTGTTGTATTTGCAGTTGCAACATTCGTTACTCGACCATTTACAGGTAAGGTTTATGATAATTTTGGGGAAAATAAGGTAATGTACCCAGTATTAGTCAGTTTCGCTATTGGCTTAGTTATTTTAAGTATGACGCATACACCATTAGCATTATTAGTCGCAGCAGCATTTGTTGGCTTTGGTTACGGCACGATTATTCCAACAGCTCAAGCTATCGCTATTCAACAATCACCAGCAAGCAAAATGGGCTTAGCGACTTCAACATTCTATATCTTTGTTGACTTTGGTGCTGGTATGGGACCATTTATCCTTGGTCTATTTATTCCATATATTGGTTACCGTAACTTATACCTAGCAATGGGCGTATTACTTGTAATAGCTATTATTGTTTACTTCTTTGTACACGGTAGACATCACAAACATCCGTTTAAAAAAGCAACTAAAGAAGCCAAATAA
- a CDS encoding LysR family transcriptional regulator, translated as MNFEQLSYVKTVYEEESIIRASELMHISQSAMSQSIANLEEELGYKLFYRSRKGTVPTEVGKRLIPKILEIEEAKNDLWSEIKSINTSIEGKIKIATIPTLFHKLLLKVLSHFKNDHPKVEVEVLEAEREEILKMVQDNEIDIGLIGKKKVGEQYHHIVEHQLNVSSDFKLIVPAKSKLTFKDTINLEDIKHYPFVLYDRSFYHHHLKEFEKENGELKIVFRTNNPVVMMRMIAEGLGIGIVSSLMLENDPFLNNELIESLPLGQPFDYSIYFAAMINKERNNEPTVLEFINYLKA; from the coding sequence ATGAACTTTGAACAGTTAAGTTATGTGAAGACCGTTTATGAAGAAGAGTCTATTATTCGCGCAAGTGAGCTTATGCATATAAGCCAATCTGCAATGAGTCAATCTATTGCCAATTTAGAAGAAGAATTAGGATATAAATTATTTTATCGTTCAAGAAAAGGTACGGTACCTACTGAAGTAGGGAAACGTTTAATTCCCAAAATACTTGAAATAGAAGAAGCGAAAAATGATTTATGGTCAGAAATTAAAAGTATTAATACAAGTATTGAAGGAAAAATTAAAATCGCAACTATCCCAACGCTTTTCCATAAACTTTTGCTTAAAGTGTTATCGCATTTTAAAAATGACCATCCTAAAGTTGAAGTGGAAGTCTTAGAGGCAGAGAGAGAAGAAATATTGAAAATGGTACAAGATAACGAAATTGATATAGGTTTAATAGGTAAGAAAAAAGTAGGAGAGCAATATCATCATATTGTTGAACATCAACTTAATGTTTCTTCGGATTTTAAATTAATCGTTCCCGCTAAATCCAAACTTACTTTTAAAGACACAATTAATTTAGAAGATATTAAACATTATCCATTTGTACTTTATGATAGAAGTTTTTATCATCATCATTTAAAAGAATTTGAAAAAGAAAATGGAGAATTAAAAATCGTCTTTCGTACAAATAATCCTGTAGTAATGATGCGTATGATTGCTGAAGGTCTAGGTATTGGAATTGTCTCAAGTTTGATGCTTGAAAATGATCCTTTCTTAAATAATGAATTGATTGAATCATTACCTTTAGGGCAACCTTTTGATTATTCTATTTATTTTGCAGCAATGATTAATAAGGAAAGAAATAATGAACCTACTGTTTTAGAATTTATAAATTATTTAAAAGCTTAA
- a CDS encoding (S)-acetoin forming diacetyl reductase has protein sequence MSNAKKVAVVTGAAQGIGFKIAERLFKDGFSVALVDFNEEGAKKAAASLKAEGQEAVAFKADVSDRENVFNVLRGVVEHFGEFNVLVNNAGLGPMTPIDTVTPEQFSQVIGVNIGGVFWGIQAALEQFEKLGHGGKIINATSQAGVEGNKGLSLYSSTKFAVRGLTQVAARDLAEKGITVNAYAPGIVETPMMEGIAIKLAKENNQPEEWGWKQFTDQITLKRLSKPEDVANVVSFLAGSDSDYITGQTIIVDGGMRFH, from the coding sequence ATGAGTAATGCGAAAAAAGTTGCAGTAGTTACCGGCGCAGCTCAAGGTATTGGATTCAAAATTGCAGAACGTTTATTCAAAGATGGCTTTAGCGTTGCACTTGTAGACTTTAATGAAGAAGGCGCTAAAAAAGCAGCAGCTTCATTAAAAGCAGAAGGACAAGAAGCGGTAGCTTTTAAAGCAGATGTTTCAGACCGTGAAAATGTCTTTAATGTATTACGTGGTGTTGTAGAACATTTCGGTGAGTTTAATGTATTAGTTAATAATGCTGGTTTAGGACCAATGACACCTATCGACACAGTAACACCTGAACAATTTAGCCAAGTCATTGGTGTTAACATTGGTGGTGTCTTCTGGGGTATTCAAGCTGCTTTAGAACAATTTGAAAAATTAGGTCATGGTGGTAAAATCATTAACGCCACTTCTCAAGCAGGGGTTGAAGGTAACAAAGGCTTATCTTTATACAGTAGTACTAAATTCGCTGTGCGTGGTTTAACTCAAGTAGCAGCACGTGACTTAGCAGAAAAAGGTATTACAGTTAACGCCTATGCACCAGGTATCGTTGAAACTCCAATGATGGAAGGTATTGCGATTAAATTAGCTAAAGAAAATAATCAACCCGAAGAGTGGGGCTGGAAACAATTCACTGATCAAATTACATTAAAACGTTTATCTAAACCAGAAGACGTTGCGAATGTAGTAAGCTTCTTAGCAGGTAGCGATTCTGATTACATTACAGGACAAACAATTATCGTTGATGGTGGTATGAGATTCCACTAA
- a CDS encoding YfiT family bacillithiol transferase produces MDVRFPIGQFEAPKDPTLVDVKQWMSEIEVYINHLKETVDHLSDEQLKQQYREGSWTVRQLVHHIADSQINLYERLKMTLTDQGVTAFMFNQNKWVELPDSFLPIDISLHILEGLNKRIVEMGNHVTEEDLSRTITLSDGSDVSVAELLAKLS; encoded by the coding sequence ATGGATGTTAGATTTCCGATTGGCCAATTTGAAGCGCCTAAAGATCCAACTTTAGTAGATGTGAAACAATGGATGAGTGAAATTGAAGTTTACATTAATCATTTAAAAGAAACAGTTGATCATTTAAGTGATGAACAATTGAAACAACAATATCGTGAAGGTAGTTGGACAGTAAGACAACTCGTCCATCATATTGCAGATTCACAAATTAATTTATATGAACGTTTGAAAATGACTTTAACCGACCAAGGTGTTACAGCATTTATGTTTAACCAAAATAAATGGGTAGAATTGCCCGATTCATTCTTACCTATTGATATCTCTCTTCATATTTTAGAAGGATTAAATAAACGTATTGTCGAAATGGGTAATCATGTTACAGAAGAGGATTTATCACGTACAATCACATTGTCTGATGGAAGTGATGTGTCAGTCGCTGAGTTACTTGCGAAATTATCTTAG
- a CDS encoding FGGY-family carbohydrate kinase translates to MNSTEVKQYIEDGKLTVGIEFGSTRIKAIAIDDQCQTLATGSFEWENSYRDGYWTYSMNDAWVGIQQSYAAMTQELKDKYDATVTQLASLGISGMMHGYLPFDEKDDLLVPFRTWRNNNANKAAEILREDFQVNIPERWSIAQLYQSALDQESHVEHVRYMTTLAGYIHWYLTDEKVLGIGDASGMFPIDSETQDYRQDILDRFNTLFSAKGYTQDIRDILPKVVVAGECAGRLTETGAKLVDPNGELQAGCPLCAPEADAATGMVATNSVAPRTGNVSAGTSIFSMIVLEKPIKAVYPEVDIVTTPDGYEVAMIHANNCTSDINAWVDLFGEVLDTMGVQYDKGALFTKLFESALKGDQDLGKLLSFGYISGEFITDVQHGYPMLVRSVDSKFNLANLMKTHIYSAFSTLKIGIDLLKDKENIQIDSMYGHGGIFKTEKVAQTFLAAALQSPVLVMQTASEGGAWGIAVLARYMIEEETTNLATYLNDFAFKGTESLTIEPTKEEIDSFSAYTDRFKQGIPLERLAHEQFHSEQSK, encoded by the coding sequence ATGAATTCTACAGAAGTTAAGCAATATATTGAAGATGGAAAGTTAACCGTAGGCATCGAATTTGGCTCAACAAGAATTAAAGCCATAGCTATTGATGACCAATGTCAAACGCTAGCGACAGGTTCTTTTGAGTGGGAGAATAGCTATCGCGATGGCTATTGGACATATTCTATGAACGATGCTTGGGTTGGCATTCAACAAAGTTATGCCGCAATGACACAAGAATTGAAAGATAAGTATGACGCTACTGTAACCCAACTCGCTTCATTAGGTATAAGTGGTATGATGCATGGTTACTTACCTTTTGACGAGAAGGATGACTTACTCGTTCCTTTTAGAACGTGGCGTAATAACAATGCAAATAAGGCAGCGGAAATTTTACGTGAAGATTTCCAAGTGAATATTCCAGAACGATGGAGTATCGCGCAACTTTATCAATCTGCTTTAGACCAAGAGTCTCATGTTGAGCACGTGCGTTATATGACAACACTTGCGGGCTATATTCATTGGTATCTAACTGATGAGAAAGTGCTTGGTATTGGCGATGCTTCAGGTATGTTCCCAATTGACAGTGAAACACAAGATTATCGTCAAGATATTCTAGATCGTTTTAATACGCTGTTTTCTGCAAAGGGGTATACCCAAGATATTCGAGACATTTTGCCTAAAGTCGTCGTAGCAGGTGAGTGTGCGGGACGTCTTACAGAAACAGGTGCTAAATTAGTCGATCCAAATGGTGAATTACAAGCAGGGTGCCCTTTATGTGCACCAGAAGCTGACGCGGCAACGGGGATGGTTGCGACAAATAGTGTAGCTCCACGAACAGGTAATGTTTCTGCGGGTACAAGTATTTTTTCAATGATTGTCTTAGAAAAACCAATTAAAGCTGTATATCCAGAAGTCGATATTGTCACTACACCAGATGGTTATGAAGTTGCGATGATTCACGCGAATAATTGTACATCTGATATTAACGCTTGGGTAGATTTATTTGGCGAAGTGTTAGATACCATGGGCGTGCAATACGATAAAGGAGCACTTTTCACAAAGTTATTTGAAAGCGCTTTAAAAGGTGACCAAGATTTAGGTAAATTATTATCTTTTGGCTATATTTCAGGTGAATTTATTACAGATGTGCAACATGGTTATCCAATGCTCGTACGTTCTGTTGATAGCAAATTCAATCTTGCCAACTTGATGAAGACACATATTTACAGTGCCTTCAGTACTTTGAAAATCGGTATTGATTTATTGAAAGATAAAGAAAATATTCAAATTGATTCGATGTACGGCCATGGTGGCATTTTCAAAACGGAGAAAGTCGCACAAACATTCTTAGCGGCTGCGCTTCAAAGTCCGGTGTTAGTGATGCAGACGGCGAGTGAAGGTGGCGCATGGGGTATTGCAGTATTAGCAAGATACATGATTGAAGAAGAAACAACGAACTTAGCAACATATCTTAATGATTTCGCATTTAAAGGCACGGAATCTCTAACAATTGAACCTACGAAAGAGGAAATTGATAGTTTCAGTGCTTACACAGATCGCTTTAAACAAGGCATTCCACTTGAACGTCTTGCACATGAACAATTTCATTCAGAACAATCAAAGTAA
- a CDS encoding MFS transporter: protein MVNDLQKQQRQFLGLPMVLIWGYIAVAIFMTGDGVEQAFLSKYIMSLGYSNAEAGHVLTVYGLIVAVASWMSGVMAEIFSPKRIMTLAFVIWIIFHVGFLTLGLAQDNYAMMMIMYGIRGFAYPMFIYSFVVWITYSSPSHKLASAMGWFWAMYSIGIGVLGSYLPSFTIPFIGELGTLWSSLIFIAIGGLIAMFFVNDNKGGDVEAKNMTKGEILREFGRGITILGNKDVAVAFVVRIINQLSLFGLVVFLPHVYTADFGFTTSQWLRVWGLMYFVTIFTNLFWGVIGDKIGWVRQVRWFGCIGMAVATLAFYYFPAWSGPNVFVTTLIALMLGFAVAAFVPMSAIFPTLVPEHKGAAVSVHNLAAGLSNFIGYGLASIALTFTSAEVTIWIYAILYVVGFILTFFMKVQQPSKQVNTTVNTQSNTAVNAQSN, encoded by the coding sequence TTGGTTAATGATTTACAAAAACAGCAACGCCAGTTTTTAGGTTTACCTATGGTTTTAATTTGGGGTTACATTGCCGTAGCAATCTTTATGACTGGCGATGGAGTAGAACAAGCATTTTTATCTAAATATATCATGAGTCTTGGCTATAGTAATGCAGAAGCTGGACATGTATTAACAGTTTACGGGTTAATCGTTGCTGTAGCTTCATGGATGTCAGGTGTTATGGCTGAAATCTTTAGTCCAAAACGTATTATGACATTAGCATTTGTTATTTGGATTATCTTCCACGTTGGATTTTTAACGTTAGGTTTAGCTCAAGATAACTACGCAATGATGATGATTATGTATGGTATTCGTGGATTTGCGTATCCAATGTTTATTTACAGCTTTGTAGTTTGGATTACATATTCTTCACCTAGCCACAAACTTGCCTCAGCAATGGGTTGGTTCTGGGCAATGTATTCAATCGGCATTGGCGTATTAGGTTCATATTTACCAAGTTTCACTATTCCGTTTATTGGTGAATTAGGTACGTTATGGTCATCACTTATCTTTATCGCAATTGGCGGACTTATTGCCATGTTCTTTGTAAACGATAATAAAGGTGGAGATGTTGAAGCAAAAAACATGACTAAAGGAGAAATTTTAAGAGAATTTGGACGTGGGATTACGATTTTAGGTAATAAAGATGTAGCGGTTGCCTTTGTCGTACGTATCATCAATCAATTATCTTTATTCGGTTTAGTCGTTTTCTTACCACACGTTTACACGGCTGATTTTGGTTTCACAACATCACAATGGTTACGTGTATGGGGCTTAATGTACTTTGTCACAATCTTTACTAACTTATTCTGGGGTGTCATTGGTGACAAGATTGGTTGGGTACGCCAAGTACGTTGGTTCGGTTGTATTGGTATGGCTGTAGCAACGTTAGCGTTCTATTACTTCCCAGCATGGAGTGGTCCAAATGTATTTGTGACAACATTAATCGCTTTAATGTTAGGTTTCGCAGTTGCGGCGTTTGTGCCGATGTCAGCCATTTTCCCAACGTTAGTGCCTGAACATAAAGGTGCTGCCGTTTCAGTACATAACTTAGCGGCTGGTTTAAGTAACTTCATTGGTTACGGACTTGCAAGTATCGCACTTACATTTACATCAGCAGAAGTAACAATTTGGATTTATGCAATTCTTTACGTTGTTGGCTTTATATTGACGTTCTTTATGAAAGTGCAACAACCGAGTAAACAAGTAAATACCACAGTTAACACACAATCAAATACAGCAGTTAATGCACAATCAAATTAG
- a CDS encoding glucose 1-dehydrogenase, translating into MTNIIDQFKINGKVAIVTGGAMGLGKAMAEALAQAGADIVIADIKLDLAQETANAIAEHEGVKTTALKVDVTNPEDVNKMVEDVVKEYGKIDVLVNNAGMTINEKAEDVSYENWLKVINLNLNGVFLVAQAVGRQMIKQGNGSIINTSSMSGLIANKPQEQASYNASKAGVIMLTKSLAMEWSKYGIKVNTIAPGYMKTALTEPMFNTGGEMIDYWMGATPMGRPGEPEELGGIVVYLASDASSFTQGSVFTIDGGYTAL; encoded by the coding sequence ATGACAAACATTATTGATCAATTTAAAATTAACGGGAAAGTTGCAATTGTAACAGGAGGCGCAATGGGTCTAGGTAAAGCCATGGCTGAAGCTTTAGCACAAGCTGGCGCAGACATTGTTATCGCCGATATTAAATTAGACTTAGCTCAAGAAACTGCTAACGCAATCGCTGAACATGAAGGCGTCAAAACAACAGCATTAAAAGTAGACGTTACAAATCCTGAAGACGTTAACAAAATGGTTGAAGACGTTGTTAAAGAATACGGCAAAATTGACGTATTAGTAAACAATGCGGGTATGACAATTAATGAAAAAGCAGAAGATGTATCATACGAAAACTGGTTAAAAGTCATTAACTTAAACTTAAACGGCGTATTCTTAGTAGCACAAGCGGTAGGTCGCCAAATGATTAAACAAGGTAATGGTTCAATCATTAATACATCTTCTATGTCAGGTTTAATCGCCAACAAACCACAAGAACAAGCATCTTACAATGCTTCTAAAGCAGGCGTTATCATGTTAACGAAAAGTTTAGCGATGGAATGGTCTAAATATGGTATTAAAGTTAATACAATTGCGCCAGGATACATGAAAACAGCATTAACTGAACCAATGTTCAATACTGGTGGAGAAATGATTGATTACTGGATGGGCGCTACACCAATGGGTCGTCCAGGTGAACCAGAAGAATTAGGCGGTATCGTAGTATACCTTGCTTCTGATGCATCATCATTCACACAAGGTAGCGTCTTCACTATTGATGGTGGTTACACTGCATTATAA
- a CDS encoding ABC-ATPase domain-containing protein, whose translation MKRSTELEKTLKSLDGQKYGAYKRTKGTYAFDQFRLAIDHVQVDPFAPPSKMRLIIDRNIAQIPDNLLDTKDKRIAVADFLTRTFAKQAAKFNHTVKGAGKNGKIFIDHCGQEILERTAVVINDKDIEVRIEVGMPAAGRKILGKVAAHTLIQGLPSIVDQSLIFNNINQQALQNQVTLKLDQTYIREQLEQRNLVAFVANDSILPRKSGVSDAPMKDAIKFTSPESVETTFNLPSGRAVTGMSIPEGITLIVGGGYHGKSTLIEALERGVYNHIPNDGREFVLTRHDAMKIRAEDGRSIQNVNISPFIDNLPGKKDTTHFSTENASGSTSQATNVMEALEAQTSTLLIDEDTSATNFMIRDGRMQKLIAPDKEPITPFSSKVKPLYDDYNVSTILIVGGSGDYFDVADRVLMMDEYHLKDVTSEAKAIADEDGYKRGAESNAHFGDIPARVPLGASFSKKGKDDRLKAKGLHTVMYGKEAIDISGLEQLIDDSQTNALTVMIDYFRRHLIDEHTNLIDATNRMYALIEKEGIEAVSHFEGHPGNLALPRKQEFIGTLNRYRGLKIK comes from the coding sequence ATGAAACGCTCGACAGAACTTGAAAAGACATTGAAGTCTCTAGATGGCCAAAAATATGGAGCGTATAAACGAACAAAAGGTACATATGCTTTTGATCAATTTCGATTAGCCATAGATCATGTGCAAGTAGACCCTTTCGCACCACCTTCCAAAATGCGTCTTATTATTGATCGTAATATCGCGCAAATACCAGACAATTTACTGGATACGAAAGATAAACGCATCGCAGTAGCTGACTTTCTAACAAGAACATTTGCTAAGCAAGCTGCGAAATTTAATCATACGGTTAAAGGCGCCGGTAAAAACGGTAAAATCTTTATCGACCATTGTGGACAAGAAATTCTGGAACGTACTGCAGTTGTTATCAACGATAAAGATATCGAAGTACGTATTGAAGTAGGCATGCCAGCTGCAGGGCGTAAGATTCTTGGAAAAGTAGCAGCGCATACTTTAATTCAAGGACTTCCATCAATTGTTGACCAATCACTCATTTTCAACAATATTAATCAACAAGCGCTTCAGAATCAAGTGACATTAAAACTGGATCAAACGTATATTAGAGAACAACTTGAACAACGTAACTTAGTTGCTTTCGTCGCCAATGATTCTATCTTACCTAGAAAAAGCGGTGTCTCTGATGCACCTATGAAAGACGCAATTAAGTTTACGAGTCCTGAATCAGTAGAAACTACATTTAACTTACCTAGTGGTCGGGCAGTCACAGGGATGTCTATTCCAGAAGGTATTACGCTCATTGTTGGTGGTGGATATCACGGTAAATCGACATTAATTGAAGCCTTAGAGCGTGGCGTTTATAACCATATCCCTAACGACGGAAGAGAGTTTGTCCTCACACGCCATGATGCTATGAAGATTCGCGCTGAAGATGGTCGTAGTATTCAAAATGTGAATATCAGTCCGTTTATTGATAATTTGCCGGGCAAGAAAGATACGACTCACTTCTCAACAGAGAATGCTAGTGGCAGTACATCTCAAGCGACGAATGTGATGGAAGCGTTAGAAGCGCAAACGTCTACATTATTAATTGATGAAGATACATCTGCGACTAACTTTATGATTCGCGATGGTCGCATGCAGAAGCTAATTGCGCCGGATAAAGAGCCGATTACGCCATTTTCAAGTAAAGTTAAACCACTTTATGACGATTATAACGTTTCTACTATTCTCATTGTGGGTGGTTCTGGCGATTATTTCGATGTTGCAGACCGTGTATTGATGATGGATGAATATCATTTGAAAGATGTGACGTCCGAGGCTAAAGCAATTGCTGATGAAGATGGGTATAAGCGTGGTGCTGAGTCAAATGCTCATTTTGGTGACATTCCAGCTCGTGTGCCTTTAGGTGCTTCATTTTCTAAAAAGGGAAAAGATGATCGTTTGAAAGCGAAAGGCTTGCATACCGTCATGTATGGTAAAGAGGCTATCGATATTTCTGGTTTAGAGCAACTGATTGATGATAGTCAGACGAATGCCCTTACGGTAATGATTGATTACTTTAGACGTCATCTGATAGATGAGCATACGAATCTTATTGATGCTACAAATCGTATGTACGCTTTGATTGAAAAGGAAGGCATTGAAGCGGTATCGCACTTTGAAGGACACCCAGGCAACTTAGCTTTACCACGCAAACAAGAATTCATCGGTACATTGAATCGTTATCGAGGATTAAAAATTAAATAG